From a region of the Nitrospirota bacterium genome:
- the ychF gene encoding redox-regulated ATPase YchF, with translation MKLAIIGLSNSGKTTVFNALTGQNLETTVYATVSGEPHYGVVKVPDPRIDKLAEIYRPKKITYATVEYVDFIGLTKGDMAQNRKVFDLIKDVDAIVHVVRAFEDDAVSHPLNSVEPLRDIETLEMELVFGDLEFVEKRLERIEEGARKGKKPSEAEKKLLLKCKAALEREIPLRNVSFDEEEQKLMRPLQFVSTKPEVILVNLGESDLNTDKEKALQRGIERYIGDKGIADTTKVVSLCGKIEMEIAQLSPEEAGAFLEDLGIEEPALNKLIRVSYDLLGLISFLTTGEDEVRAWTVTRGATAQKAAGKIHSDIERGFIRAEVIGYTDFIAAGSMAAARDKGHLRLEGKTYEVKDGDIINFRFNV, from the coding sequence GTGAAATTAGCGATCATCGGGCTCTCGAATTCCGGCAAGACGACGGTATTCAACGCCCTCACCGGACAGAACCTCGAGACGACCGTCTATGCCACCGTGAGCGGCGAGCCGCATTACGGTGTGGTGAAGGTGCCCGATCCGCGCATCGACAAGCTCGCCGAGATATACCGTCCCAAGAAGATAACCTATGCGACTGTGGAATACGTCGACTTCATCGGACTCACCAAGGGCGATATGGCGCAGAACCGGAAGGTCTTCGATCTCATCAAGGATGTGGATGCCATTGTCCATGTGGTACGCGCCTTCGAGGACGATGCGGTTTCCCATCCCCTGAACAGTGTCGAGCCGCTGCGCGATATCGAGACGCTCGAGATGGAGCTCGTCTTCGGAGACCTCGAATTCGTCGAGAAGCGGCTCGAACGCATCGAAGAGGGAGCGCGTAAAGGAAAGAAGCCCAGCGAGGCGGAGAAGAAGCTTCTCCTGAAGTGCAAGGCCGCGCTCGAGCGGGAGATCCCGCTGAGAAACGTCTCTTTCGATGAAGAGGAGCAGAAACTGATGCGGCCCCTCCAGTTCGTCTCGACCAAGCCGGAGGTCATCCTGGTCAACCTCGGGGAGAGCGACCTCAACACCGACAAGGAGAAGGCGCTCCAGCGCGGGATCGAGCGGTATATCGGCGACAAGGGCATTGCCGATACGACGAAGGTGGTGTCCCTGTGCGGAAAGATAGAAATGGAGATCGCCCAACTCTCGCCGGAAGAGGCGGGCGCCTTTCTCGAGGACCTCGGCATCGAGGAGCCTGCACTCAATAAACTGATACGGGTGAGCTATGACCTGCTCGGCCTCATCTCGTTCCTTACCACCGGAGAGGACGAGGTGAGGGCATGGACCGTCACCAGGGGCGCCACCGCCCAGAAGGCGGCGGGAAAGATTCATTCCGATATCGAGCGCGGGTTCATACGCGCCGAAGTGATAGGGTATACCGATTTCATCGCCGCCGGCTCGATGGCGGCAGCAAGGGATAAGGGCCATCTGCGGCTCGAAGGCAAGACCTATGAGGTGAAAGACGGAGATATCATCAACTTCAGGTTCAATGTCTAG
- a CDS encoding phosphate/phosphite/phosphonate ABC transporter substrate-binding protein codes for MRLLYPRKESLLPVLCLLPALLLCWQAPTQAGESGTGERPSAPAVHEYTFGIFPYLPLVKLEGTFAPLALELSKALGRAVHYSSAATFEKFSCRLKDAEFDIAYIQPFDYVRIAAPAGYLPVAKRRTPLFALFVVKRENAFKGLHDLKGATVVFPPEESAMSYLGKAALIENGLRPERDMTVRYAKEHHSCLQQVAVGEAAACVTSEASLRAFDRALQEKLRVLEKTPDIPPVLFVVHKRVPPKDRKAIKQTLLKTTLSGVAPELRAPLAADGAKPFIAAAAADYEVVRRYAEVIAQEQ; via the coding sequence ATGCGGCTTCTGTATCCGCGCAAGGAATCACTACTGCCTGTACTGTGTCTCCTCCCGGCACTGCTTCTGTGCTGGCAGGCTCCCACGCAGGCCGGCGAGAGCGGGACCGGAGAACGGCCGTCAGCTCCAGCGGTCCACGAATATACTTTCGGAATCTTTCCCTATCTCCCGCTGGTAAAACTCGAAGGCACCTTTGCTCCCCTGGCCCTTGAGCTGAGCAAGGCCCTGGGGCGAGCGGTTCACTACAGCAGTGCCGCGACGTTCGAGAAGTTCTCCTGCCGCTTGAAAGATGCGGAGTTCGATATAGCCTATATTCAGCCTTTCGATTATGTTCGGATCGCCGCGCCTGCGGGATACCTCCCGGTCGCCAAGCGGCGGACGCCCCTGTTCGCTCTCTTTGTCGTGAAGAGAGAGAACGCTTTCAAGGGGCTGCACGACCTGAAGGGAGCGACCGTCGTCTTCCCGCCCGAAGAATCGGCCATGTCGTATCTGGGCAAGGCCGCGCTCATCGAGAACGGCCTCCGGCCCGAGCGGGACATGACCGTGCGGTATGCGAAAGAGCACCACTCGTGTCTCCAGCAGGTGGCAGTCGGGGAGGCTGCTGCGTGCGTGACGAGCGAGGCGTCGCTGCGCGCTTTCGACAGGGCGTTGCAGGAAAAGCTCCGGGTCCTGGAGAAGACACCGGACATCCCTCCGGTGCTCTTCGTCGTCCACAAGCGGGTACCGCCGAAAGACCGGAAGGCGATCAAACAGACGCTGCTGAAAACGACCCTCTCGGGGGTTGCTCCTGAGCTGCGGGCTCCGCTCGCTGCCGACGGCGCCAAGCCCTTTATCGCCGCCGCCGCTGCTGATTATGAAGTCGTCCGCCGCTACGCTGAGGTCATTGCGCAGGAACAATGA
- a CDS encoding ATP-binding protein — translation MSRISLRYRIALTIFLLELVMIGLVLWQTQRAYTEASQRHFRAQEDIVLSILGDLGRFALITRDYGELQPYVDQVLRDPNVVSVIVADRRGTVVVSTDTALIGQPLKQLHNHENTYWRFRTFASAAGPLGLIAIEFSNKPLLQAYRESQRRGILIASLSMALIALVGVALGFMLTRRLGKLKEASKRVAEGDLDVAVDISGSDEIADLGASFAAMTTKVRTAIGEVKEREELITSILQSIDEGFVVIDRDYRIRLANKAYCDRAGIPLEEIIGKHCYLISRRNDAPCHLAGETCVVNQTFETGRPHSAVHTYCNTDGSPVSIETKSYPLFDAGGGVRSVIEIEIDITEKRKLEEQLRQSQKMEAVGTLAGGVAHDFNNILTAIIGYGSLMKANLSDGGENTSYLDQMLGSAERAAHLTQSLLAFSRKQVMDLSPVDLNNVVRRIDTLLHRIIGEDIEIKTATSDEPLMVLADSGQLEQVVVNLATNARDAMPDGGSLTIQTAAVEIGTGTSQHRLFGRSGRHAMLAVTDTGSGMDDRTQAKIFEPFFTTKEVGKGTGLGLAIVYGIVKQHNGSIHVYSEPGKGTTFRIYVPLIPSPAADEPAAPAPPPPGGTETVLVAEDDTVVREVIRIALEQAGYTVIEAGDGEEALEKFLEHRDEIRVLLSDVIMPKMNGKELYEAIRERAPGIKALFVSGYTSEVLTRKGVLEEGGCFISKPVTPEALLRKLREVLDQ, via the coding sequence ATGAGCAGGATATCCCTAAGGTACCGCATCGCTCTCACCATCTTTCTCCTCGAGCTCGTCATGATCGGCCTTGTCTTATGGCAGACGCAGAGGGCCTATACCGAGGCGAGCCAGCGGCACTTCAGGGCGCAAGAGGATATCGTCCTTTCCATTCTCGGCGACCTGGGCCGCTTCGCCCTCATTACGAGAGACTACGGAGAGCTCCAGCCCTATGTGGACCAGGTGCTCAGGGATCCCAACGTGGTGAGCGTCATCGTCGCCGACCGGAGGGGCACCGTTGTCGTGAGCACCGACACCGCACTCATCGGCCAGCCCCTCAAGCAGCTCCATAATCATGAGAATACCTACTGGCGCTTCCGCACCTTCGCGAGCGCTGCCGGCCCCCTGGGGCTCATCGCCATAGAATTCTCCAATAAGCCCCTCCTGCAGGCCTACCGGGAGTCGCAAAGGCGCGGCATTCTCATCGCGTCCCTCAGCATGGCCCTTATCGCCCTGGTCGGCGTCGCCCTCGGCTTCATGCTGACGCGCCGTCTCGGAAAGCTCAAAGAGGCGTCGAAGCGCGTCGCCGAAGGCGACCTGGACGTAGCCGTCGACATCTCGGGAAGCGACGAGATTGCTGATCTCGGCGCTTCGTTTGCGGCCATGACCACCAAGGTCAGGACCGCCATAGGCGAGGTGAAGGAGAGAGAGGAGCTCATCACGAGCATTCTCCAGAGTATCGACGAAGGGTTCGTCGTGATCGACCGCGATTACCGGATCAGGCTGGCAAACAAGGCGTACTGCGATCGGGCCGGGATACCCCTCGAAGAGATTATTGGAAAGCACTGCTACCTGATATCCCGTCGCAACGATGCCCCTTGCCATCTCGCGGGAGAGACCTGTGTCGTAAACCAGACCTTCGAGACGGGGAGACCGCATTCCGCGGTCCACACGTACTGCAACACGGACGGGAGCCCCGTCTCGATCGAGACGAAATCGTATCCCCTGTTCGACGCTGGCGGCGGGGTCCGTTCGGTCATCGAGATCGAGATCGACATTACCGAGAAGAGAAAGCTCGAGGAGCAGCTGCGGCAGTCGCAGAAGATGGAAGCGGTCGGTACGCTGGCGGGGGGCGTCGCCCACGACTTCAACAATATTCTTACCGCGATAATAGGGTATGGCAGTCTCATGAAGGCAAACCTGTCCGATGGGGGGGAAAATACCTCCTACCTCGACCAGATGCTCGGCTCGGCGGAACGGGCCGCCCACCTCACCCAGAGCCTCCTCGCCTTCAGCAGGAAACAGGTGATGGACCTCAGCCCCGTAGACCTGAACAACGTGGTGCGAAGAATCGATACGCTCCTGCACCGGATAATCGGCGAGGACATAGAAATAAAGACGGCGACGAGCGACGAGCCCCTGATGGTGCTCGCCGACAGCGGACAGCTCGAGCAGGTGGTGGTCAACCTGGCGACGAACGCCCGTGATGCGATGCCGGACGGCGGTTCGCTCACCATCCAGACGGCAGCCGTCGAGATCGGAACGGGTACGTCGCAGCACCGGCTCTTCGGCAGGTCGGGAAGGCACGCGATGCTCGCCGTAACCGACACCGGCAGCGGCATGGACGACAGGACGCAGGCAAAAATCTTCGAACCCTTTTTTACCACCAAAGAGGTCGGCAAAGGCACCGGGCTCGGCCTCGCCATCGTCTACGGGATCGTCAAGCAGCACAACGGCAGCATCCATGTCTACAGCGAGCCCGGGAAAGGGACGACGTTCAGGATATATGTTCCTCTCATCCCCTCGCCCGCAGCGGACGAACCGGCGGCCCCGGCGCCGCCACCCCCCGGCGGGACCGAGACTGTCCTCGTGGCTGAAGACGATACGGTCGTACGAGAGGTCATAAGAATAGCGCTCGAACAGGCGGGATACACGGTCATCGAAGCCGGTGACGGAGAGGAGGCGCTCGAAAAATTCTTGGAACACCGGGACGAGATACGGGTCCTGCTCTCGGATGTGATCATGCCGAAGATGAACGGGAAGGAGCTGTACGAAGCGATCAGGGAGAGAGCCCCCGGCATAAAAGCCCTCTTTGTGAGCGGGTATACATCGGAGGTGCTCACCAGGAAGGGGGTCCTCGAAGAGGGAGGCTGCTTCATCTCGAAGCCGGTTACTCCCGAGGCCTTACTGAGAAAGCTCCGGGAAGTCCTGGACCAGTGA
- a CDS encoding type I restriction enzyme HsdR N-terminal domain-containing protein, with the protein MSEYIFLGKVPESPEDRQKLLAQRAAMEDYFVQAQLTQVQRRVAELLTVQKGYSLDDIEANKEFTIELPDGSFCVTADFVLKHNGRRFMVVKCVMSSMESWERHAVAFCRVVEPCQIPLAVVTDSEAARVLDAVTGAPVGEGMEAIPSREDAERIVRETVFTPYPAERAEREKRILFAFDAIKCSTKLSGEEE; encoded by the coding sequence ATGTCGGAATACATTTTTTTGGGGAAGGTCCCGGAGAGCCCCGAGGACCGGCAGAAGCTCTTAGCGCAGCGAGCGGCTATGGAGGATTATTTCGTTCAGGCGCAGCTCACGCAGGTGCAGCGGCGGGTCGCGGAGCTCCTCACCGTGCAGAAGGGCTATTCCCTCGATGACATCGAAGCGAACAAGGAGTTCACGATAGAGCTCCCCGACGGCTCGTTCTGTGTTACCGCCGACTTCGTGCTCAAGCATAACGGCCGGCGCTTCATGGTCGTCAAATGCGTCATGAGCTCTATGGAGTCGTGGGAGCGGCATGCCGTGGCGTTCTGCCGCGTTGTCGAGCCCTGCCAGATACCCCTTGCCGTCGTGACCGATTCCGAGGCGGCGAGGGTCCTGGATGCAGTAACGGGCGCGCCGGTCGGCGAGGGCATGGAGGCTATCCCCTCGAGGGAGGATGCGGAGCGCATCGTGAGGGAGACGGTGTTCACCCCGTACCCCGCCGAGCGGGCCGAGAGAGAGAAGCGGATCCTCTTCGCCTTCGATGCCATAAAGTGCTCGACGAAGCTGTCCGGGGAGGAAGAGTGA
- a CDS encoding DUF2155 domain-containing protein, translating into MRRVTAFVMSGLMLAAFAAGCKKKEEQPVPKAPMPPMAGPVQEPMQAPMGEQPMMPPHGNAGPKVEKKIVVPDSVKGRWSKVKLVLEDKTTKKANEFAVAIGSEYAVPNTNLKIKVGEFLPDFRMDGATLTSGSAEANNPAVRVEVFEGGKSVFKGWLFAKFPTMHPFEHPKYALLLKEGIKG; encoded by the coding sequence ATGAGAAGGGTTACGGCTTTTGTGATGTCCGGTCTTATGCTGGCAGCGTTTGCTGCGGGATGTAAGAAGAAAGAAGAACAGCCGGTGCCGAAGGCGCCTATGCCGCCCATGGCAGGACCGGTCCAGGAACCGATGCAGGCCCCGATGGGCGAGCAGCCGATGATGCCGCCCCATGGGAACGCGGGGCCGAAGGTCGAGAAAAAGATTGTCGTTCCTGATTCCGTGAAGGGAAGGTGGAGCAAGGTCAAGCTGGTGCTCGAGGACAAGACCACGAAGAAGGCGAATGAGTTCGCCGTGGCGATCGGTTCCGAGTACGCCGTGCCGAATACCAATCTCAAGATCAAGGTCGGAGAGTTCCTTCCCGACTTCCGGATGGACGGCGCGACCCTGACGTCCGGGAGCGCTGAGGCCAACAACCCTGCGGTGAGAGTCGAGGTGTTCGAGGGCGGCAAGAGCGTCTTCAAGGGATGGCTCTTCGCCAAGTTCCCGACCATGCACCCTTTCGAACATCCCAAGTATGCGCTGCTCCTCAAAGAGGGAATAAAAGGATAA